From one Salvelinus sp. IW2-2015 linkage group LG11, ASM291031v2, whole genome shotgun sequence genomic stretch:
- the LOC111969772 gene encoding ADP-ribosylation factor-like protein 8B-A isoform X1, which produces MLTLINRLLDWFKSLFWKEEMELTLVGLQYSGKTTFVNVIASGQFSEDMIPTVGFNMRKVTKGNVTIKIWDIGGQPRFRSMWERYCRGVNAIVYMVDAADNEKVEASRNELHNLLDKPQLQGIPVLVLGNKRDLPSALDEKQLIEKLVQPGVDGQSEELIKWNLAAIQDREICCYSVSCKEKDNIDITLQWLIQHSKTRRS; this is translated from the exons ATGCTGACACTTATAAACCGGCTTTTGGACTGGTTTAAGTCCCTCTTTTGGAAAGAGGAGATGGAGTTAACCCTGGTTGGACTTCAATACTCGGGGAAAACGACATTTGTTAATGTGATAGCT TCTGGGCAATTTAGTGAAGACATGATCCCAACAGTCGGATTCAACATGAGGAAGGTCACAAAAGGCAACGTTACCATCAAG ATCTGGGATATAGGAGGGCAGCCGAGGTTCAGGAGCATGTGGGAGCGCTACTGTCGGGGAGTTAACGCAATTGT atataTGGTGGACGCAGCAGACAATGAGAAGGTGGAAGCTTCCAGAAATGAGCTACACAATTTGTTAGACAAGCCTCAGTTGCAAGGAATTCCT GTTTTGGTGCTTGGCAACAAAAGAGATCTCCCCAGTGCTCTAGACGAGAAGCAGCTCATTGAAAAACT GGtccagccaggagttgatggacagtcggaagagctaattaaatg GAACTTGGCAGCTATTCAAGACAGAGAGatttgctgctactctgtttccTGCAAAGAGAAAGACAACATAG ATATCACACTGCAGTGGCTCATCCAACACTCAAAAACTCGGAGAAGCTGA
- the LOC111969772 gene encoding ADP-ribosylation factor-like protein 8B-A isoform X4 has translation MIPTVGFNMRKVTKGNVTIKIWDIGGQPRFRSMWERYCRGVNAIVYMVDAADNEKVEASRNELHNLLDKPQLQGIPVLVLGNKRDLPSALDEKQLIEKLVQPGVDGQSEELIKWNLAAIQDREICCYSVSCKEKDNIDITLQWLIQHSKTRRS, from the exons ATGATCCCAACAGTCGGATTCAACATGAGGAAGGTCACAAAAGGCAACGTTACCATCAAG ATCTGGGATATAGGAGGGCAGCCGAGGTTCAGGAGCATGTGGGAGCGCTACTGTCGGGGAGTTAACGCAATTGT atataTGGTGGACGCAGCAGACAATGAGAAGGTGGAAGCTTCCAGAAATGAGCTACACAATTTGTTAGACAAGCCTCAGTTGCAAGGAATTCCT GTTTTGGTGCTTGGCAACAAAAGAGATCTCCCCAGTGCTCTAGACGAGAAGCAGCTCATTGAAAAACT GGtccagccaggagttgatggacagtcggaagagctaattaaatg GAACTTGGCAGCTATTCAAGACAGAGAGatttgctgctactctgtttccTGCAAAGAGAAAGACAACATAG ATATCACACTGCAGTGGCTCATCCAACACTCAAAAACTCGGAGAAGCTGA
- the LOC111969772 gene encoding ADP-ribosylation factor-like protein 8B-A isoform X3: protein MRLKSGQFSEDMIPTVGFNMRKVTKGNVTIKIWDIGGQPRFRSMWERYCRGVNAIVYMVDAADNEKVEASRNELHNLLDKPQLQGIPVLVLGNKRDLPSALDEKQLIEKLVQPGVDGQSEELIKWNLAAIQDREICCYSVSCKEKDNIDITLQWLIQHSKTRRS, encoded by the exons atgaggttgaag TCTGGGCAATTTAGTGAAGACATGATCCCAACAGTCGGATTCAACATGAGGAAGGTCACAAAAGGCAACGTTACCATCAAG ATCTGGGATATAGGAGGGCAGCCGAGGTTCAGGAGCATGTGGGAGCGCTACTGTCGGGGAGTTAACGCAATTGT atataTGGTGGACGCAGCAGACAATGAGAAGGTGGAAGCTTCCAGAAATGAGCTACACAATTTGTTAGACAAGCCTCAGTTGCAAGGAATTCCT GTTTTGGTGCTTGGCAACAAAAGAGATCTCCCCAGTGCTCTAGACGAGAAGCAGCTCATTGAAAAACT GGtccagccaggagttgatggacagtcggaagagctaattaaatg GAACTTGGCAGCTATTCAAGACAGAGAGatttgctgctactctgtttccTGCAAAGAGAAAGACAACATAG ATATCACACTGCAGTGGCTCATCCAACACTCAAAAACTCGGAGAAGCTGA
- the LOC111969772 gene encoding ADP-ribosylation factor-like protein 8B-A isoform X2 has protein sequence MLTLINRLLDWFKSLFWKEEMELTLVGLQYSGKTTFVNVIASGQFSEDMIPTVGFNMRKVTKGNVTIKIWDIGGQPRFRSMWERYCRGVNAIVYMVDAADNEKVEASRNELHNLLDKPQLQGIPVLVLGNKRDLPSALDEKQLIEKLNLAAIQDREICCYSVSCKEKDNIDITLQWLIQHSKTRRS, from the exons ATGCTGACACTTATAAACCGGCTTTTGGACTGGTTTAAGTCCCTCTTTTGGAAAGAGGAGATGGAGTTAACCCTGGTTGGACTTCAATACTCGGGGAAAACGACATTTGTTAATGTGATAGCT TCTGGGCAATTTAGTGAAGACATGATCCCAACAGTCGGATTCAACATGAGGAAGGTCACAAAAGGCAACGTTACCATCAAG ATCTGGGATATAGGAGGGCAGCCGAGGTTCAGGAGCATGTGGGAGCGCTACTGTCGGGGAGTTAACGCAATTGT atataTGGTGGACGCAGCAGACAATGAGAAGGTGGAAGCTTCCAGAAATGAGCTACACAATTTGTTAGACAAGCCTCAGTTGCAAGGAATTCCT GTTTTGGTGCTTGGCAACAAAAGAGATCTCCCCAGTGCTCTAGACGAGAAGCAGCTCATTGAAAAACT GAACTTGGCAGCTATTCAAGACAGAGAGatttgctgctactctgtttccTGCAAAGAGAAAGACAACATAG ATATCACACTGCAGTGGCTCATCCAACACTCAAAAACTCGGAGAAGCTGA
- the edem1 gene encoding ER degradation-enhancing alpha-mannosidase-like protein 1 isoform X1: MQWRSIVVALVVLRLTVSCLLWLAFGLGPSWGFNFPLNFNFNLHKIELFKQDDGESAKANSWSQRIHGHGDAQCRTSCASKEDSPKKSYLSLFEGDRDEYDRRYSSFPDTLKLKMKGMAKDMFYFGYDNYMKYAFPEDELNPIDCQGRGPDVLNPSNININDVLGNYSLTLIDTLDTLLVLGNVSEFHRAVKLVIDTVSFDKDSTVQVFEANIRILGSLISAHILLTDPKHPFGNVGLVDYDNELLHLAHDLAVRLLPAFENTSTGIPYPRVNLKSGVPPDSINETCTAGAGSLLVEFGILSRLIGDSTFEWVARRAVRALWKLRSNETGLLGNVVNIQTGQWVSKQSGLGAGMDSFYEYLLKSYILFGEKEDYRMFQASYESIQNHLRRGRESCNEGEGDPPLYVNVNMFNGQIMNTWIDSLQAFFPGLLVLNGDVEEAICLHAFYYAIWKRFGALPERYNWQLQAPDVLFYPLRPELVESTYLLYQATKNPFYLHVGMDILESLEKNAKVRCGYATLHHVVDKSKEDRMESFFLSETCKYLYLLFDDDNPLHKSENKYIFTTEGHVVPIDKRFREKQWNDLSPCEKVVTDQETSNGPFSNNSNCDRIPEERRYSLPLKSVYMRQIDHMVGLF, translated from the exons ATGCAATGGAGGTCAATAGTGGTTGCTCTCGTCGTGCTCAGACTCACTGTCAGTTGTCTGCTATGGCTAGCGTTTGGGCTGGGACCTAGCTGGGGGTTCAACTTCCCCcttaatttcaatttcaatttgcaCAAAATAGAACTTTTTAAGCAAGATGATGGGGAATCCGCAAAGGCCAATTCCTGGTCTCAACGAATACACGGCCATGGAGACGCACAATGCAGAACCTCTTGTGCCAGTAAAGAGGACTCACCTAAGAAGTCTTACCTTAGCCTCTTTGAGGGGGACAGGGACGAGTATGACAGGAGATATAGCTCCTTCCCGGACACACTCAAGTTAAAGATGAAAGGCATGGCCAAAGACATGTTCTACTTTGGATATGACAACTACATGAAATATGCCTTTCCTGAGGATGAGCTGAATCCCATTGACTGTCAAGGGAGAGGGCCTGACGTTCTCAACCC GTCAAACATCAACATCAATGATGTTTTGGGAAACTATTCCCTGACACTCATTGACACCCTTGACACTTTACTG GTCCTGGGGAATGTGTCAGAGTTTCACAGAGCGGTGAAGTTGGTGATAGACACAGTCTCTTTCGACAAGGACTCCACTGTGCAGGTGTTTGAGGCTAACATCAG GATCCTGGGTAGCTTGATCTCTGCTCACATCCTCCTGACTGACCCCAAGCATCCCTTCGGCAACGTGGGCCTGGTGGACTATGACAATGAGCTACTGCACCTGGCCCACGACCTGGCAGTACGCCTGCTGCCAGCCTTCGAGAACACCAGCACAGGCATTCCCTACCCCagg GTGAACCTGAAGAGTGGTGTCCCTCCAGACAGCATCAATGAGACTTGCACAGCAGGGGCTGGCTCCCTGCTGGTGGAGTTTGGCATTCTCAGCCGTCTGATTGGAGACTCCACGTTCGAGTGGGTGGCCAGACGGGCTGTCCGAGCCTTGTGGAAACTGAGGAGCAATGAGACGGGCTTGCTAG GGAACGTGGTGAACATCCAAACGGGACAGTGGGTTAGCAAGCAGAGTGGCCTGGGAGCAGGGATGGACTCGTTCTACGAGTACCTGCTCAAGTCGTACATCCTGTTTGGAGAGAAAGAGGACTACCGGATGTTCCAAGCTTCTTATGAGAGCATCCAGAACCACCTGAGAAGAGG GAGGGAGTCATGTAACGAAGGAGAAGGGGACCCTCCACTCTACGTCAATGTGAACATGTTCAACGGCCAGATCATGAACACCTGGATCGACTCCCTGCAGGCCTTCTTCCCCGGCCTCCTG GTGTTGAATGGGGATGTGGAGGAGGCCATTTGCCTGCATGCATTCTACTACGCCATCTGGAAGCGCTTCGGGGCCCTGCCGGAGAGGTACAACTGGCAGCTACAGGCACCTGACGTGCTCTTCTACCCCCTGAGGCCAGAACTGGTGGAGTCCACCTATCTCCTGTACCAG GCAACCAAGAATCCTTTCTATTTGCACGTTGGAATGGATATCCTAGAGAGCCTAGAAAAAAATGCCAAAGTCAG GTGTGGGTATGCCACTCTCCACCACGTGGTGGACAAGTCCAAAGAGGATCGCATGGAGAGCTTCTTCCTCAGCGAGACCTGCAAATACCTTTACCTG CTGTTTGATGATGACAACCCCTTGCACAAATCCGAGAACAAGTACATCTTCACCACGGAGGGCCATGTGGTGCCTATCGACAAGCGTTTTCGGGAGAAGCAGTGGAACGACCTGTCCCCCTGTGAGAAGGTGGTAACAGATCAGGAAACTTCCAACGGGCCTTTCTCTAACAATAGCAAC TGTGACCGGATCCCTGAGGAGCGGAGGTATTCTCTACCTCTGAAGAGTGTGTACATGAGACAGATCGATCATATGGTGGGACTGTTTTGA
- the LOC111969771 gene encoding guanine nucleotide-binding protein G(t) subunit alpha, with amino-acid sequence MGAGASAEDKHSKELEKKLKEDAEKDARTVKLLLLGAGESGKSTIVKQMKIIHQDGYSLEESMEFVTIIYSNTLQSIMAIVKGMTQLNIGYGDTAQQDDSRKLMHLADTIEEGSMPKELSDIIIRLWKDTGIQACYDRASEYQLNDSAGYYLNDLERLVQPGYIPTEQDMLRSRVKTTGIIETQFGLKDLNFRMFDVGGQRSERKKWIHCFEGVTCIIFIAALSAYDMVLVEDDEVNRMHESLHLFNSICNHRYFIATSIVLFLNKKDVFTEKIKKAHLSMCFPDYDGPNTYEDAGNYIKLQFLDLNLRRDIKEVYSHMTCATDTENVKFVFDAVTDIIIKENLKSCGLF; translated from the exons GTGCTGGAGAATCAGGAAAGAGCACAATCGTCAAACAGATGAA GATTATCCATCAAGATGGTTACTCTCTTGAAGAGTCTATGGAGTTTGTCACCATCATCTACAGCAATACCCTTCAGTCCATCATGGCGATTGTAAAGGGCATGACTCAACTCAACATCGGCTACGGTGACACCGCTCAGCAG gacGATTCCAGGAAGCTCATGCACCTGGCAGACACCATTGAGGAGGGTTCCATGCCCAAAGAGCTGTCTGACATCATCATCCGGCTGTGGAAGGACACTGGTATCCAGGCATGCTACGACAGGGCCTCCGAGTACCAGCTTAACGACTCCGCTGGATA ctatctgaatgaCTTGGAGAGGCTGGTCCAGCCTGGATACATCCCCACTGAGCAGGACATGTTGCGATCAAGAGTAAAGACCACTGGTATCATAGAGACCCAGTTCGGCTTAAAAGACCTCAACTTCAG GATGTTTGACGTGGGCGGCCAGCGCTCAGAGAGGAAGAAATGGATCCACTGCTTTGAGGGTGTGACCTGTATTATCTTCATCGCTGCTCTGAGCGCCTACGACATGGTGCTGGTGGAGGATGACGAAGTG AACCGAATGCACGAGAGTCTCCACCTGTTCAACAGTATCTGCAACCACCGCTACTTTATTGCCACCTCCATCGTACTCTTCCTCAACAAGAAAGACGTCTTCACCGAGAAGATCAAGAAGGCTCACCTCAGCATGTGCTTCCCCGACTACGACG GCCCCAACACCTATGAGGATGCTGGTAACTACATCAAGCTTCAATTCCTGGACCTGAACTTGCGGCGAGATATCAAGGAGGTCTACTCACACATGACCTGTGCCACAGACACAGAGAACGTCAAGTTTGTGTTCGACGCCGTGACTGACATCATCATCAAAGAAAACCTAAAGAGTTGCGGTCTCTTCTAA
- the edem1 gene encoding ER degradation-enhancing alpha-mannosidase-like protein 1 isoform X2, giving the protein MQWRSIVVALVVLRLTVSCLLWLAFGLGPSWGFNFPLNFNFNLHKIELFKQDDGESAKANSWSQRIHGHGDAQCRTSCASKEDSPKKSYLSLFEGDRDEYDRRYSSFPDTLKLKMKGMAKDMFYFGYDNYMKYAFPEDELNPIDCQGRGPDVLNPSNININDVLGNYSLTLIDTLDTLLVLGNVSEFHRAVKLVIDTVSFDKDSTVQVFEANIRILGSLISAHILLTDPKHPFGNVGLVDYDNELLHLAHDLAVRLLPAFENTSTGIPYPRVNLKSGVPPDSINETCTAGAGSLLVEFGILSRLIGDSTFEWVARRAVRALWKLRSNETGLLGNVVNIQTGQWVSKQSGLGAGMDSFYEYLLKSYILFGEKEDYRMFQASYESIQNHLRRGRESCNEGEGDPPLYVNVNMFNGQIMNTWIDSLQAFFPGLLVLNGDVEEAICLHAFYYAIWKRFGALPERYNWQLQAPDVLFYPLRPELVESTYLLYQATKNPFYLHVGMDILESLEKNAKVRCGYATLHHVVDKSKEDRMESFFLSETCKYLYLLFDDDNPLHKSENKYIFTTEGHVVPIDKRFREKQWNDLSPCEKCDRIPEERRYSLPLKSVYMRQIDHMVGLF; this is encoded by the exons ATGCAATGGAGGTCAATAGTGGTTGCTCTCGTCGTGCTCAGACTCACTGTCAGTTGTCTGCTATGGCTAGCGTTTGGGCTGGGACCTAGCTGGGGGTTCAACTTCCCCcttaatttcaatttcaatttgcaCAAAATAGAACTTTTTAAGCAAGATGATGGGGAATCCGCAAAGGCCAATTCCTGGTCTCAACGAATACACGGCCATGGAGACGCACAATGCAGAACCTCTTGTGCCAGTAAAGAGGACTCACCTAAGAAGTCTTACCTTAGCCTCTTTGAGGGGGACAGGGACGAGTATGACAGGAGATATAGCTCCTTCCCGGACACACTCAAGTTAAAGATGAAAGGCATGGCCAAAGACATGTTCTACTTTGGATATGACAACTACATGAAATATGCCTTTCCTGAGGATGAGCTGAATCCCATTGACTGTCAAGGGAGAGGGCCTGACGTTCTCAACCC GTCAAACATCAACATCAATGATGTTTTGGGAAACTATTCCCTGACACTCATTGACACCCTTGACACTTTACTG GTCCTGGGGAATGTGTCAGAGTTTCACAGAGCGGTGAAGTTGGTGATAGACACAGTCTCTTTCGACAAGGACTCCACTGTGCAGGTGTTTGAGGCTAACATCAG GATCCTGGGTAGCTTGATCTCTGCTCACATCCTCCTGACTGACCCCAAGCATCCCTTCGGCAACGTGGGCCTGGTGGACTATGACAATGAGCTACTGCACCTGGCCCACGACCTGGCAGTACGCCTGCTGCCAGCCTTCGAGAACACCAGCACAGGCATTCCCTACCCCagg GTGAACCTGAAGAGTGGTGTCCCTCCAGACAGCATCAATGAGACTTGCACAGCAGGGGCTGGCTCCCTGCTGGTGGAGTTTGGCATTCTCAGCCGTCTGATTGGAGACTCCACGTTCGAGTGGGTGGCCAGACGGGCTGTCCGAGCCTTGTGGAAACTGAGGAGCAATGAGACGGGCTTGCTAG GGAACGTGGTGAACATCCAAACGGGACAGTGGGTTAGCAAGCAGAGTGGCCTGGGAGCAGGGATGGACTCGTTCTACGAGTACCTGCTCAAGTCGTACATCCTGTTTGGAGAGAAAGAGGACTACCGGATGTTCCAAGCTTCTTATGAGAGCATCCAGAACCACCTGAGAAGAGG GAGGGAGTCATGTAACGAAGGAGAAGGGGACCCTCCACTCTACGTCAATGTGAACATGTTCAACGGCCAGATCATGAACACCTGGATCGACTCCCTGCAGGCCTTCTTCCCCGGCCTCCTG GTGTTGAATGGGGATGTGGAGGAGGCCATTTGCCTGCATGCATTCTACTACGCCATCTGGAAGCGCTTCGGGGCCCTGCCGGAGAGGTACAACTGGCAGCTACAGGCACCTGACGTGCTCTTCTACCCCCTGAGGCCAGAACTGGTGGAGTCCACCTATCTCCTGTACCAG GCAACCAAGAATCCTTTCTATTTGCACGTTGGAATGGATATCCTAGAGAGCCTAGAAAAAAATGCCAAAGTCAG GTGTGGGTATGCCACTCTCCACCACGTGGTGGACAAGTCCAAAGAGGATCGCATGGAGAGCTTCTTCCTCAGCGAGACCTGCAAATACCTTTACCTG CTGTTTGATGATGACAACCCCTTGCACAAATCCGAGAACAAGTACATCTTCACCACGGAGGGCCATGTGGTGCCTATCGACAAGCGTTTTCGGGAGAAGCAGTGGAACGACCTGTCCCCCTGTGAGAAG TGTGACCGGATCCCTGAGGAGCGGAGGTATTCTCTACCTCTGAAGAGTGTGTACATGAGACAGATCGATCATATGGTGGGACTGTTTTGA